The following is a genomic window from Hymenobacter gelipurpurascens.
ACCGAATCGGGGCCGGGCAGGACCTGGCCTACGAGAGCCGCGCCGGGGTCTTGCGCAGCCAGAGCAGCGGCGTAGCGGTTGGGGGAGCCGGCCAGGGCCGGTACGGGGCGCCACTGGGCGGGCTCCAGCGGCATCTCAACTACGCGGCTGCCCTGGGCCCGGAACTCGTGAAAAGCCAGCCGCTGGCCATCCGGCGACACGGCCGCGTGGTACGCCCCAATAGGCCTGGACGTAACCTGGCGCACCTCACCGGTGCGGGTGTGCACGGCGTACACGTTATCAATGCCGGAGCGCGGTGAGTTGAACAGCACGTACTCGCCGAAGGGCTGCGGGTGCGAGAGGTTGTCGTTGGAGGCGGGCAGCACGGTGCGGGCCTGGCCGGTTTCGGCATCGAGCAGCACAATGGCTTTGCCGGCCCGTTCCAGGCGCACGGCCGCAATGCTGCGGCCATCGGCGGTCCAGCGGGGCTGGAGGTAGTGGTAGTTTTCGGGGTTGGGGAAGGTACGCAGTACAGCGCCCGTTTGCGCATTTACTACGTGCACGCGCTGCTGATAGGCCGAATCGGTGCTGACGGTCAGGAGCTGCTGGCCATCGGGCGAGAGCACGGCGGCGGCGTAGCGGGTGCGGCGGCCGGGGCGCGTGAGGGTGCCCGTGGCCACGTCCAGAATCCGCAGCTCGGAGTACACGCGTTGCTGCCAGCGCGGGTCGTAGCGGTACTCCACCCAGGCCACTTTGCCGCCCCCCACCGAAAGCATTTCGGGGTTGTTCCAGAGGCCTAGCTGCTGGATCTGCCGCTCCTGGCCGCCTCGGCTCAGCTGCACGAGCTGCGGAATGTGGCCTAGGCCACTCTTCACGGCCAGCACGGTGCTATCGGTGAGGTACTGCGGGTACTGGTATTCGGTAAAAACGCGCTCCGTGGCCTCCTGGCGCAAATCGGTGCCGAGCGTGAGCTCCAGGCGGGCCTGCTCCTGCCGCCACGTGCTGTCCAGCTCCTGCATGGTGCGCTGGTAGAGGTCATCTACCCGTAGGCCGGTCTGGCGGCGGACTTTATCGGAGAAGGAAAACGGATAGACCGGGAAGCGGAAGTAGCGGTTGAGTACGTCGCTCCAGACGGTGGGGCCGGCGGTGCGCTTGAGGCGGGTGGTCAGGAAGTAGCCCAGCACGTAGTGGTTGGGCACGTTGTCGCGGTAGGAGCCGGCCACGGCTTTGCTGTAGGAGAACTTGCGCCCGGCCAGCAGGTTGGCCCGCAAGCCGATATCGAAGTACGGAATGCGGCCTCTACCGCTGCGACTGAGCGCGGTTTCGGTGCCCACGGCGTCGCCTTCAAAAAACCAATCGGGCAGGCCCAGCGTGAGCAGGCCTACGCCGCCGTAGCCGGCCACTCCGTAGGCCAGTTGGCCCAGGCTTTGGCGGGCTTTTTCGTACTGCACCACGTGGCGGTACTCGTGCAGGCTCAGCTCATCCAGCCAGTCGAGGGTGCCCGTCAGGAATGGATCCTGGGGGAAGCTGCCGTAGAACTCGGAGTGGCGGGGCAGAATCGTTACGAAGCCGTTACCGATGGTGTTCTGGCTTTGCAGCACAATGGAAATAGGCCTAGGCTGCCGCTGCAACGACGCACTGACCGGCTGATATACTTGCTCCAGCCGGTTG
Proteins encoded in this region:
- a CDS encoding TolB family protein; its protein translation is MPHPLRCYLLTAVLGLGLAPVLPAAAQTILPVSSQTPASLKWYEVRTPHFRVLYPTGFEATAQRTANRLEQVYQPVSASLQRQPRPISIVLQSQNTIGNGFVTILPRHSEFYGSFPQDPFLTGTLDWLDELSLHEYRHVVQYEKARQSLGQLAYGVAGYGGVGLLTLGLPDWFFEGDAVGTETALSRSGRGRIPYFDIGLRANLLAGRKFSYSKAVAGSYRDNVPNHYVLGYFLTTRLKRTAGPTVWSDVLNRYFRFPVYPFSFSDKVRRQTGLRVDDLYQRTMQELDSTWRQEQARLELTLGTDLRQEATERVFTEYQYPQYLTDSTVLAVKSGLGHIPQLVQLSRGGQERQIQQLGLWNNPEMLSVGGGKVAWVEYRYDPRWQQRVYSELRILDVATGTLTRPGRRTRYAAAVLSPDGQQLLTVSTDSAYQQRVHVVNAQTGAVLRTFPNPENYHYLQPRWTADGRSIAAVRLERAGKAIVLLDAETGQARTVLPASNDNLSHPQPFGEYVLFNSPRSGIDNVYAVHTRTGEVRQVTSRPIGAYHAAVSPDGQRLAFHEFRAQGSRVVEMPLEPAQWRPVPALAGSPNRYAAALAAQDPGAALVGQVLPGPDSVATAALPVSRYRRLPHALNGYSWGLVQSASGSGLVLGVRSEDVLSTTQAIAGVSYDGVERTGSVSADVSYQGLWPVLDAGVAYGQRRTTALTREGQLVEDTWQYTRLTAGARLPLLLTHSRMQQALTVSGYYQMEQVRGYDLLRRPFTEVGFGRSLHALTGSMAYSRTLRQSKRDVGPRWGQTASVVWRGTPFGSGLEAEQRAAQASVYLPGIGQHHSIRLRGGYQWQPQGQPQTKYMFGGLFYPRGLNYVSLDKLSLLSAEYRLPLADVHWELGRWLYVQRLKGVAFYDRAHGSSEVADPAVPSGTRRISQNDYSTGFDLSFVFNPLRLRTPLEAGVRTFYNSQTKQWELQGLVLNVGF